GATGGACGCACCGTCCAAGGCGAGGTTCTCGCCGTGAAGTTCTCCGCGGACCGCCGCGGCTACCTGCTCAGTCGTGAAATGCACGCCGATGACGATACGAGATAATCGCGATGCGCACCGAGGCCGAGGGCACATCGGTCGCCCGGAATGCCTACCGCTTCGCGGCGCGCCTCGGTCGTAGGCTGAACGGCATGCCTAGCGCTTCCGATTCCGACCGCATCCGCCTGATCGTGCTCTTCGGCGGAATCTCCGCCGAACACGACGTCAGCTGCACCTCTGCGACCCACCTGTTGGCTGCGGCGAATCACGAGGCCTACGACCTGGTGCCGATCGGGATCACCCGTGATGGTCAGTGGGTGCGGCACGACGTCGCGCTCGAGGCACTAGCCGGCGGCCGCCCGATCGAGGGCACGCTGACGCCGACCGGCACGCCGGTCAACCCCCTGGAGATCATCGGCGCCGAACCCGACCGGGTGACCGTCGTCCTGCCGTTGTTACACGGTCCGCACGGGGAGGACGGCACGGTGCAGGGCATGCTCGAACTCGCCGGCGTGCCGTACGTCGGGTCGGGCGTGCTCGGGTCGGCCGTGTGCATGGACAAAGCGATGGCCAAGACCGTGACCGCACAGGCCGGTATCCCGCAAGGAAACTGGATCGCCTACTACGACGGCACCGGCGAAACACCCGAACAGTTGGCTGAGCGGGCCGCGGCCGAGTTGACCTTTCCGATCTTCGTCAAACCCGCCAACATGGGGTCTTCGGTCGGCGTCAGCAAGGTGCCCGACGCGGCTGGCCTCACCATGGCGATCAAGGATGCGCTGCAGTACGACGAGGTCCTGGTACTGGAGTCGGGTATCACCGGTCGCGAGATCGAGGTCGCGGTGCTCGGCGATCTCGAGCCCGAGGCGAGCGTGCCGGGCGAGATCATCCCGGGTGCTGATTTCTACGATTACGAGGACAAGTACATCTCCGGAGGAGCGCAACTACGCATCCCCGCAGACCTACCCGCGGAACAGATCGCCGAGGTGCGCGAACTGGCGGTGCGCGTGTTCCGGACGCTGCGCTGCAGCGGACTGGCCCGGATCGACTTCTTCTACGATGCCGGGACTGCCGAGCGCCCCGGTGCGGGCTGGTTACTGAACGAGCCCAATACGTTGCCGGGGTTCACGCCGTACTCGATGTACCCGAAACTGTGGGAAGCGACCGGCGTGAGTTACTCGGACCTGATCGACCGCCTGGTTGAGATCGCGATACGGCGGCACGCCCGCCGCGCCGCAATCCGCTGACCAACCCGCGCGATCCCGGAGACCAGGGACCGGCTGGCGTCGCTACCGGCCGAGCTTCTGGTAGCGGGCCTCGGTCGCTTCCTTCAGCGGCTTCCACCACCACTCGTTCTCGCTGAACCACG
The sequence above is a segment of the Cumulibacter soli genome. Coding sequences within it:
- a CDS encoding D-alanine--D-alanine ligase family protein, which codes for MPSASDSDRIRLIVLFGGISAEHDVSCTSATHLLAAANHEAYDLVPIGITRDGQWVRHDVALEALAGGRPIEGTLTPTGTPVNPLEIIGAEPDRVTVVLPLLHGPHGEDGTVQGMLELAGVPYVGSGVLGSAVCMDKAMAKTVTAQAGIPQGNWIAYYDGTGETPEQLAERAAAELTFPIFVKPANMGSSVGVSKVPDAAGLTMAIKDALQYDEVLVLESGITGREIEVAVLGDLEPEASVPGEIIPGADFYDYEDKYISGGAQLRIPADLPAEQIAEVRELAVRVFRTLRCSGLARIDFFYDAGTAERPGAGWLLNEPNTLPGFTPYSMYPKLWEATGVSYSDLIDRLVEIAIRRHARRAAIR